Proteins from a genomic interval of Leeia speluncae:
- a CDS encoding efflux transporter outer membrane subunit, whose amino-acid sequence MNRRTFNRFTLIVILVSSVLTGCVAIPENEHPVQKLDASKLTLTSELSYRQANWPAADWWKLYGDDQLNQLIEQGRANSPTLATAASRIRQANATLSANQAEKLPTVSANASVTRDKETATGLIPVPYAGNYINQGRATLDFSYELDWWGKQSASIRAAAGQVAASRAEAASAELMLSTAITQQYFAFQSASAQLALVNQQIEKQDQLNRLQAARLKQGLETTDILRQQDQRRANLQQQAELLTTLKQQARIALRALTASDSLPALTAKPLPDVKTGVPDQLGVELIARRPEIDAARWRVESALSQEEVAKARFYPSFTINALVGFSTIDLDKLFNSASQISSIGPSIHLPIFDSGRLKANLEGNRAQTAVLINQYNESVINALKEVSDSVNNLQGVERQQAASLRAKQAAQAQQSLVEARLKQQLADKRQVIQAELGVMTENMTLLNLKQQQIAAQINLIKALGGGYQSANTNTAGEVK is encoded by the coding sequence ATGAATAGAAGAACATTCAATCGTTTCACACTGATTGTTATTTTGGTCAGTAGTGTACTAACCGGTTGCGTAGCCATACCGGAAAATGAGCATCCAGTCCAAAAACTAGATGCGTCTAAACTAACGCTAACTAGCGAACTTTCTTATCGCCAAGCCAATTGGCCAGCAGCAGATTGGTGGAAACTCTATGGTGATGATCAACTGAATCAGTTGATTGAACAAGGTCGCGCTAACTCACCGACGCTTGCCACCGCTGCGTCACGTATCCGACAAGCCAATGCAACGCTTTCTGCTAACCAAGCAGAAAAACTGCCGACCGTATCTGCGAATGCATCCGTAACGCGGGACAAAGAAACCGCGACTGGTTTGATTCCCGTACCGTATGCAGGAAACTACATTAACCAAGGCCGCGCAACCTTGGACTTTAGCTACGAGCTAGACTGGTGGGGCAAACAAAGTGCCAGCATCCGCGCTGCCGCTGGCCAAGTAGCGGCAAGCCGCGCCGAAGCGGCGAGTGCCGAATTGATGCTAAGCACCGCCATTACGCAGCAATACTTTGCTTTCCAATCTGCTAGCGCACAATTAGCGCTGGTAAATCAGCAAATTGAAAAGCAAGACCAACTGAACCGCTTGCAAGCAGCAAGATTGAAACAAGGATTAGAAACGACGGATATCTTGCGCCAACAAGATCAACGCCGTGCGAACTTGCAACAGCAAGCAGAACTACTAACGACCTTGAAGCAACAAGCACGTATTGCATTACGCGCCTTAACGGCTTCAGATAGCTTGCCAGCACTGACTGCTAAACCACTGCCTGACGTAAAAACCGGCGTGCCAGACCAACTAGGTGTAGAGCTGATTGCTCGCCGCCCTGAAATTGATGCCGCCCGTTGGAGAGTGGAAAGCGCGTTATCGCAAGAAGAAGTGGCGAAAGCGCGGTTCTACCCTAGCTTTACGATCAATGCACTGGTTGGTTTTTCAACGATTGATTTAGACAAACTGTTTAACTCTGCCAGCCAAATTAGCAGCATTGGCCCATCAATTCACTTGCCAATCTTTGACTCTGGTCGCTTAAAAGCAAACCTTGAAGGCAACCGCGCACAAACCGCTGTATTAATTAATCAATACAACGAGAGCGTGATTAACGCCCTAAAAGAAGTAAGCGACTCGGTGAATAACCTGCAAGGGGTAGAACGCCAACAAGCGGCTTCATTACGTGCGAAGCAAGCTGCACAAGCTCAGCAAAGCTTGGTAGAAGCAAGGCTAAAGCAGCAGCTAGCAGATAAACGCCAAGTAATTCAGGCCGAACTTGGTGTGATGACAGAAAACATGACGTTGCTGAACCTAAAACAACAACAAATTGCTGCACAAATTAACTTAATAAAAGCGCTGGGTGGTGGATACCAATCAGCCAACACGAATACTGCCGGAGAAGTTAAATGA
- a CDS encoding HlyD family secretion protein has translation MTDQQQNATTPAPAENGKRKKALTLLTTLFVLAGIGYATWYTLVGSKEEETDDAYVGGNLITLTPQVAGTVVSIHADETQPVKAGQLLVQMDPSDSKVALEDARAKLGEAVRQIRQQSANAAAADAQIDRTETDLKKAKDDLARRLPLLKDQAITGEEVAHAQDSVKQLESQLQIVKKQAVVAHAAIDGTTLATHPSVLRARATFIQAWLADKRNGLVAPINGVVSKRSVQVGQRIAPGTNLMSIVPLDNLWIDANFKEKQLRNLRINQPVEITTDIYGSDVTYHGKILGFSAGTGAAFSLLPAQNATGNWIKVVQRVPVRIALDPKELQAHPLRIGLSTLVKVDTHERNGQVLAPVGNGQAVYQTQVYDAEYQAASKEADQLVATNAGVKG, from the coding sequence ATGACTGACCAACAACAAAACGCTACTACCCCAGCACCAGCAGAAAATGGCAAGCGTAAAAAAGCCCTAACCCTTCTAACCACCTTATTTGTGCTTGCAGGTATTGGTTACGCCACTTGGTATACATTGGTTGGTAGTAAAGAAGAAGAAACCGATGATGCATACGTGGGCGGTAACTTGATTACCCTGACGCCACAAGTAGCAGGTACGGTAGTTAGTATTCATGCTGATGAAACCCAGCCCGTCAAAGCAGGCCAGTTGTTAGTACAAATGGACCCATCTGACAGCAAAGTGGCGCTAGAAGATGCCCGCGCCAAATTGGGTGAAGCGGTTCGTCAAATTCGCCAGCAGTCTGCCAACGCAGCCGCAGCCGATGCGCAGATCGACCGTACAGAAACAGATCTGAAAAAGGCGAAAGATGATTTGGCCCGTCGCTTGCCACTATTAAAAGATCAAGCGATTACCGGTGAAGAAGTTGCCCACGCACAAGACAGCGTGAAGCAACTAGAAAGCCAATTGCAGATCGTGAAAAAACAAGCCGTGGTTGCCCACGCCGCGATTGATGGCACCACACTGGCCACCCACCCTAGCGTGTTGCGTGCCCGTGCAACGTTTATTCAGGCATGGTTAGCAGACAAGCGTAATGGCTTAGTAGCGCCAATTAACGGCGTAGTGTCTAAGCGTAGTGTACAAGTTGGCCAACGCATTGCACCAGGGACCAACCTGATGTCGATTGTACCGTTAGACAACTTGTGGATTGACGCTAACTTCAAAGAAAAGCAGTTGCGCAACTTGCGTATTAATCAACCAGTAGAAATCACCACCGATATCTACGGCAGTGACGTGACTTACCACGGCAAAATCTTGGGTTTCTCTGCAGGAACGGGTGCAGCGTTCTCGCTACTACCCGCACAAAACGCCACCGGTAACTGGATTAAAGTGGTGCAACGTGTACCAGTGCGTATTGCGCTAGACCCGAAAGAACTTCAAGCCCACCCGCTGCGCATTGGTTTATCTACCTTAGTGAAAGTAGATACGCACGAACGTAATGGACAGGTGCTGGCACCGGTTGGCAATGGCCAAGCGGTTTACCAAACCCAAGTCTACGATGCCGAGTACCAAGCTGCGAGCAAAGAAGCAGATCAACTTGTTGCCACTAATGCTGGCGTGAAAGGTTAA
- a CDS encoding DHA2 family efflux MFS transporter permease subunit — MSAAQTAQPAPQRLHGLPLALMTLAVALGTFMEVLDTTITNVAIPHIAGNLAVSSTQGTWVISSYGLASAMAVPLTGWLAQRFGQVKMFVISVLLFTITSMLCGLATSLPMLVVFRFMQGLVSGPMVPLSQTLLLSNYPPEKKGVALALWSMTVIVAPIFGPLLGGWLTDNFAWPWIFFINVPVGIFSGIVAWGLLKKHETPTAKKPIDVVGLALLFIGVGSLQLMLDNGSDNDWFESSFILALAVIAVIALCFFVVWELTDKHPVVDLTLFKSHNFRYGVLALSLGMFCFFGSTVLFPLYLQTVMGYTSTWAGLATAPVGLLAFVLSPIIGKNIARLNLRLVATFAFIVFSATMLWVASFNLETDFNHMFLPRLLQGIGIACFFIPINTIVMSGLPPERMASAAGLSNFFRTLSGSFATAIAVTLWDHRSTFHHATLTEHITAGSLETNRFLDTLQSVGMPLQGAYKQIDQMISQQALMMATIDVFHSFGILFLVLIGVIWLTKPIKGFGGGGGGGH, encoded by the coding sequence ATGTCTGCCGCTCAAACCGCCCAGCCAGCACCACAACGGTTGCATGGCTTACCGCTGGCGTTAATGACGCTAGCGGTGGCGTTAGGCACCTTTATGGAGGTGCTTGACACCACCATCACGAACGTTGCGATTCCCCATATTGCCGGTAATTTGGCCGTCAGTAGTACCCAAGGTACGTGGGTAATTAGTTCTTATGGCTTAGCCAGTGCGATGGCCGTGCCCCTAACCGGATGGTTGGCACAGCGATTCGGCCAAGTCAAAATGTTCGTGATTTCGGTCTTACTCTTTACCATTACCTCGATGCTATGTGGTCTAGCGACTTCCTTGCCGATGTTGGTGGTTTTCCGCTTTATGCAAGGTTTGGTATCTGGCCCGATGGTGCCGCTCTCGCAAACCCTGCTGTTATCGAACTATCCGCCCGAGAAAAAAGGCGTCGCCTTGGCGCTCTGGTCGATGACGGTGATTGTCGCGCCGATTTTTGGCCCGCTACTCGGCGGATGGTTAACCGATAACTTTGCATGGCCGTGGATTTTCTTTATTAACGTGCCCGTCGGGATATTCTCTGGCATTGTGGCATGGGGCTTATTGAAGAAACACGAAACACCAACCGCGAAAAAACCAATTGATGTAGTTGGCTTGGCACTATTGTTTATTGGTGTAGGTAGCCTACAGCTAATGCTAGATAACGGTAGCGATAACGACTGGTTTGAATCTAGCTTTATTCTGGCGCTCGCCGTGATTGCCGTGATTGCGCTGTGTTTCTTTGTGGTGTGGGAATTAACCGATAAACACCCAGTGGTAGACCTAACCCTCTTTAAGAGTCACAACTTCCGTTACGGGGTATTGGCGCTTTCACTTGGGATGTTCTGCTTCTTTGGTTCGACGGTACTCTTCCCTCTCTACCTGCAAACGGTAATGGGCTATACGTCTACTTGGGCGGGGCTGGCGACGGCACCGGTTGGTTTACTCGCGTTTGTGTTATCGCCCATTATTGGTAAAAACATTGCCCGCTTAAACCTAAGATTAGTGGCCACGTTCGCGTTTATTGTGTTCTCTGCCACCATGCTGTGGGTGGCTAGCTTTAACCTAGAAACAGACTTTAACCACATGTTCTTGCCACGCTTACTGCAAGGGATTGGGATTGCCTGCTTCTTCATTCCAATCAATACGATTGTGATGTCTGGCCTACCCCCAGAAAGAATGGCGAGTGCGGCAGGTTTATCTAACTTCTTCCGTACGCTATCGGGTAGTTTTGCCACCGCGATTGCCGTGACATTGTGGGACCACCGCTCCACTTTCCACCATGCCACGCTAACCGAGCATATTACAGCGGGTAGTTTGGAAACCAACCGCTTTTTAGACACCCTACAAAGCGTTGGCATGCCGCTACAAGGTGCGTATAAACAAATCGACCAAATGATTAGCCAACAAGCACTAATGATGGCCACCATTGATGTGTTCCACAGCTTTGGAATTCTATTTTTAGTATTGATCGGTGTGATCTGGCTAACCAAACCGATTAAAGGATTTGGCGGCGGCGGTGGTGGTGGCCACTAA